GACATAAAAacagagaacaagaaataaaatagaaataaaacataaaataaggaaataaaacataaattaaagacataaaaacagaaaacaagaaataaaatagaaataaaacataaattaaagaaacaaaacataaattaaagaaataaaacataaattaaaGCCATAAAAacagagaacaagaaataaaatagaaataaaacataaattaaagaaacaaaacataaaataaagacaTAAAACATAAATTAAAGACATAAAAacagagaacaagaaataaaatagaaataaaacataaattaaagaaataaaacataaattaaaGACATAAAAacagagaacaagaaataaaatagaaataaaacataaaataaagaaataaaacataaattaaaGACATAAAAacagagaacaagaaataaaatagaaataaaacataaaataaagaaataaaacataaaataaagaaataaaacataaaataaagaaataaaacataaaataaagaaataaaacataaaataaagaaataaaacataaaataaagaaataaaacataaaataaagaaataaaacgtaaaataaagaaataaaacataaaataaagaaataaaacataaattaaaGACATAAAAacagagaacaagaaataaaatagaaataaaacataaaataaagaaataaaacataaattaaaGACATAAAAacagagaacaagaaataaaatagaaataaaacataaaataaagaaataaaacataaaataaagaaataaaacataaattaaagaaataaaacataaattaaagacacaaaaacagagaacaagaaataaaatagaaataaaacataaaataaagaaataaaacataaaataaagaaataaaacatacaaTAAAGACATAAAAacagagaacaagaaataaaatagagattaaacataaaataagtagataaaacaaaaaaaaagtagataaaacaacaaagaaacaaagaaaatgaaaagaaaaaaaggaaaaaaaaatacctatcttctggtaataataaaaaatgacagaatacaagagaaataaataaaaacaagtgataaaatagatgatagatagaagGGTAGCGTCATCGTCCCATGGAGCTGATGTAGAGAGGTTTCACTGTATTTGGGTAttggataaataataataataataataaataaataaataatagtacaAATAAAACATCAGCTCACCCCTCCGTTTTCTTCCCCTCGTCGGCAGTCGCAGTCGCCCCAGCGCTGAACCTCTCcatcctctgcttcttcttctcctcctccgtggcctgagagagagggagagagggagagagagagagagagttagccgTGTGTCTGTGTTAAATCTTCCTCGACCTATGATGCTTTGAGGGTCCAACACAACCCCATAGATCAAAACTCACTGCCTTAACTTATGACATTCGTGTTGTAATTACAAACTCCAAGCGCGGCCAAATGTGTTAAATTATCTTCCTTGACCTATGATGTTTTGAGGGTCCAACACAACCCTATAGATCAAAATATTCGTGTTGTAATTACAAACCTAACACACGATCACACAGGTTAGTTTCCCGGTAATTTTCCCCTGAATTTATCCCCCGACAACTTTCTGCATCCTCCCCGCCCTCGTATGATATCTGAGCGCTGCGTCCTGGCTGAGTTCTGCTGGGATGACGTAACATTATTGTGAGAGAGCTTTCAGAATGTGGGTTGTTTATCATACGAAAGCTTAACATTATAATTACATTGAAATTAGATGTACACCGCTGGTCCACGCTTTTGTGAAATGGTATATTCCACAttctaatttttcctcctcctccacttctccacatAACCCTATCTACCCATCACCACTAAAACAAGGGTGTAAATTTCAGTGAGCAAAGTATCGATACAAAACCACACATTTCTTATAAGTTTATGTACCCGAAGCAAAATTATCAGTGAATTTATGTTTGTCTGTATGCAAGACTTAATCCCCCGTTATGCTGATATATAGAACATGATGATTAGCGTTTAGGTTCATGGGTTAAATCTACATATATCCAGGAGTGATGTTTCAAAATTGGCCCTCACGGCATTTCCGGATATGCCTAAAGATATGCCCCCGGCCCGGCCATAGACAAGGGAATGAACTTAATAATACTacaacaaataataacaataaaatgacCTTAAATCCTGTATACtataactaggtaaacacacacacacacgcacacacacaccttgagcaGGGCAGGGGACGTGACCTCTCCGAATCGAGCTGCCCTCTTCATCAGTTGGTCAATCTCGACTTTCtgcggaagatgaagaagaagagatgagagaaatatattgaggaaaagaaaaggaggaaaaagaggaggggaaaaatatatgaatggagagaaatggaggagaaaggaggaaaaatgattgaagaatggagagaaatggaggagaaaggaggaaaaatgattggagaatggagagaaatggaggaaggagagaaagagagagagagaggaggaaaagttttgAAGcatggagagaaatggaggaaggagagaaagagagagagagaggaggaaaaatattgaagcatggagagaaatggaggagagagagagagagagagagaaaaaaaaaaaaaaaaaaaaaaaaagaagaaagattgaaaataaaggaagatttaTATAAGTAAttacccatttctctctctctctctctctctctctctctctctctcctccttccttcctcattcctttaatctctctctctctctctctctctctccttccttcctttcccttccctccttaattcctctcctttatctctctctctctctctcttcctcctcccttccctccctcttcctcttcccttccctccactcacctccccctccatggatatcttccctcctcctcctcctcctcctcctcctgctgctcctccaaATCGCGCTGCCCTGgctgctttcttctcctcctcggaCTTGCTGGCCTGTGGATGTAGATAGGCTGTTAGGAGGCTgtgtagataggaaggaagggaggaggaagggagaggagagaagggagggagtgatgatagggagaggaagggagagaagggagggagtgatgatgggaagggagaggaagaagggagagagaagtgagggagtgatgatgggaagggagaggaagaagggggagagagagagagagagagagagagagaagggagaagaaaggaggaagaagggagaggaagggagagaaggaaacaaaataaataagagaaataaataaaatataataaaataaataaaattcacttcttatttcttctcctcctccttctcttcccttccatctcctcctcctcctcctcctcacctccgttcCGTTGGAGGAGTTGATGCCAAACCGCGCCTTTCTCGCCTCCTTCCGCGCCTCGTCTGTCAGTGGAATCCCGAATCTTTCCGCCCGAGCCTTGAGGTCCTTCTgtggggggtggaagaggaggtggaggaggagggggttaggtGTAGGCGTCGGATGCATattagatgaagaggaagaggaggttgaggggatgaggatgaggaggaggaggaggaagaagaaggggatatagaaaggaggaggaggaggaggagggaagggaagataaggaagaagaattgatggaagttagggaaaggaagaggaggaggaggaggaggaggaggaaaggaggttacTTATTAGCAtttaaaatcattattattattattattattattattattagagaagCAATATTTCAtttacttatctctctctctctctctctctctctctctctcattcatttctctctctctctctctctctctctctctctctctctctctctctctctctctctctctcaaacacacacacacacacacacacacacaatctctctcattcatttctctctccattctttccctttcctccaatttctctctctctctctctctctctctctctctctctcttacattctctcctcctccatccaactTGATAATCTTCTTAGGAACTGGACTCGtcgcttcctctcccccctccgaCACAGCcgccccttcccctgccccctcctccccttccacagccTCCGCCCCCCCTTCCGGCGCTGGGGTGGCCTCCTGGGGGGTggcggcgggggtgggggtggtggcgggggCGGTGGAGGGGGGGTCGGGAGGGGCGATGAGAGTTGGTTGGGTCCTCTTCAAgctaatctttttcttctcaggTTCAGGTTCGAGGAGACTGCTGTCCTgctgagggggggagagaggggggaaggggggaagagagggggttaTTAGTGGGGGTatataatgggggggggggggatatggcataggatttttttttatataacatcatagggaagaaaaaatattgaaaattgaCTTGTAAGACATTGAAGTACATTaatagggaagggggggaagggggagagtgggGAGTTAGTGGGGGTATATAATGGGGGAATATGGAATgggatttttttatataatattgcaaagaaaaaaatatgtgggAAATTATATGTATACTTTTAtagggaagagagagcgagagagagagagagagagagagagagagagagagagagagagagagagagagagagagcggcaagggagagaaaggaaagaaggggaaacaaacaaacaaaaaaaaaacacacacacacacacacattgcccccCATCCCACCCCCCCGTTTCGCTACTCACATCCTTGACCCTGATGGCGGCCCCCTTGAGggcggcctcctcctcctgtggtgtGAGCTCCGAGTCAAGTTCTTCCTCGCCCAGAATGTCCTCCTCACAGAagtccccctcctccacctccacaccgcCCTCGCTAAGATCTTGCCCCAGGGTgtcgccgcctgggggggggaggaagagttagtagaggaggaggaggagaaggaggaggaggagatatgtacaaaaaatcacagaggaggaagatatagtgCAGGAtgttggtgaaggaaaaagaggaagaggaagaggaggaggaggaggaggaggaggagatatgtacaaaaaatgaaagaggaggaagatatagtgCAGGAtgttggtgaaggaaaaagaggaagaggaagaggaggaggaggaggaggaggaggagatatgtacaaaaaatgaaagaggaggaagatatagtgCAGGAtgttggtgaaggaaaaagaggaagaggaggaggaggaggaggaggaggaggaagagttagtatcattatatcatcatcatcatcattatagcaGGTGGTGTGCAGGAGGCGAGGTCTGGAAGGCTGCATAAAAGTCTTGacccactcccctctcccttccctccccctcgtaCCCACCGTCAATGGCCTCCTGCAAGCGCTCCAGCAGCTCGGTCTTGTTGCCCACCGTGGACAGCCCATGCGCCCGCAGCTCCTTCTTCAGCTCCGCCACCTGGGGGAACACACAGGTGAGTCGAGGTGTTACAAGGTAGAGCAAGGTGAGTtttccactacacacacacacacacacacacacacacacacacacacacacacacacacagatacaggaCTCAAGAAGGCTTTGCCCCCCTATATAACAATTTGGATAACATTCCTCAGGCGGTGGTGCAGCAGTGGTCCAggcggtgttgtgagaaatacctcctcgcagaaatgtCGCATATCCATGGGGGGGGGCCAGGGGGGGCTGTGTTCCCCCTGGTtaggaggttatgtaaagttcaatTGGAGTAGTTTAAATCCACTCCCCCACCCCAAACCCCTGATTTCCCCCGGGCGTCCAAGTTGAACCTGtttcccaaatgaacaccactgagtgccaggattcaaacccgggcctTCTAACTAGAGGTCAGGGCAGCCTACCGACCAGgccaccgatgggctaaaaggttaccacgccagaggccacttctgcggccattaactgacgccccagccccgcactgtggacatgaaggtgaaggtagccccgcccacacccgtgactgaTGAAAATgctgcggggctggggcgtcagttaaTGGCCGCAGAAGTGTCCTCTGGcgcagaaaggggagggagagagtggggatgaagggaaggggaagaggagggaagaaggaacggggaaagaaggagggtggggagggggaggagaagagggcaagggggggggggaggaaagagaggaggagggggaggaaaagaggggaaggggagggaaaaggagggaggggaggggagaagagggcaaggggagggggaggaaaggaggggagggggaggaaaagaggccaaggggagggaaaaacagggagggggagaagagggcaaggggggaggggggagaagagggcatggggggaggggggaggaaaagagagggggagggggaggagaaaagggcaaggggagggaaaaacagggagggggagggaaaaacagggcgagggagggggagaagaggtcaagggggggaggggggaggggggggagaaaagggcaatatgaggggaggggaggaaggggaggggggtgataaCACTAACCCCTCCCACACCCCCGCacgtaaacaaacacacgaacacacaaaaaaacaccataaaACACCATAAAACACGACACTCCGGCCCCCCAACACGCCTCCCTTATTTACCCTCCCCCGGTGTGTCCCCAGGGGTAACACTCtccccaggtgttcccaggtggTAATCATGGGTATTAGTAGTGTTCCCGGCGCCTCGGAGGGTGTAAAAAGGGCGCAATGAGGCGAAATATTCCTACCTTCATCTTGGACAGCGGCGCCGCGGAATCCATGTTTGTTTGGACTGAGCGACCGCGGGGCTAAAGGCTTCTACGAGGGGTTTATTTTATTACTTGTATATATTTATCACTTAAAGTTTGTCTGTATTAAAGAGAATAAATGTTTTGTCAATTGTGTTTAGGAGATATTGATAATTCCGTGTTTGTTTGGACTGAGCGACCGCGGGGCTAAAGGCTTCTACGAGGGGTTTattgttgattgattgattgatagtttattgttgcaaggtaTTACTTGTATATATTTATCACTTAAAGTTTGTCTGTATTAAAGAGAATAAATGTTTTGTCAATTGTGTTTAGGAAAGGTTGATAATTCCGTGTTTGTTTGGACTGAGCGACCGCCGGGCTAAAGGCTTCTACGAGGGGTTTATTTTATTACTTGTATATATTTATCACTTAAAGTTTGTCTGTATTAAAGAGAATAAATGTTTTGTCAATTGTGTTTAGGAGAGATTGATAATTCCGTGTTTGTTTGGACTGAGTGATCGCGGGGCTAAAGGCTTCCACGAGGGCTTTATTTTATTACTCGTATATATTTATCACTTAAAGTTTGTCTGTATTAAAGAGAATAAATGTTTTGTCAATTGTGTTTAGGAGATATTGATAATTCCGTGTTTGTTTGGACTGAGCGACCGCCGGGGCTAAAGGCTTCTACGAGGGCTTTATTTTATTACTTGTATATATTTATCACTTAAAGTTTGTCTGTATTAAAGAGAATAAATGTTTTGTCAATTGTGTTTAGGAGATATTGATAATTCCGTGTTTGTTTGGACTGAGCGACCGCGGGGCTAAAGGCTTCTACGAGGGGTTTATTTTATTACTTGTATATATTTATCACTTAAAGTTTGTCTGTATTAAAGAGAATAAATGTTTTGTCAATTGTGTTTAGGAGAGGTTGATAATTCCGTGTTTGTTTGGACTGAGCGACCGCGGGGCTAAAGGCTTCTACGAGGGgttagtttattgttgcaggtaaacaacaagggagaagggaggaacggtTTATTTTATTACTTGTATATATTTATCACTTAAAGTTTGTCTGTATTAAAGAGAATAAATGTTTTGTCAGTTGTGTTTAGGAAAGATTGATAatccacacactgcatcactatgtcatggaatgccctctcattgctaagtttaagccacgggactgccttgacctgccccagacaatttgttggctcctgaaccatgatgtcctccctgctatcctcaaggaacacctcagtttgcaccaaggtggtgatgccgtgtgtggcagcctgaactactgccgtgccatacaaggctgtgatctctgcagtattttactttaaggactagtatttactctatctctgtattcattcccatctagtgcttgggcaatgttctccgtccccacattttattgtcttattgtccagggggggtactgccccctcccttgttgtgctttccttcctaccattgtatctttttaatttcatggtgctccctacacatgtattaatagttgtataatcacactctgtcctgcctgggggttgggatggcatgttcctcccttctcccttgttgtttacctgcaacaataaactatcaatcaatcaatcattaaaGTTTGTcttcatcaaagaaaaaaatgtactgTCAATTCTGTCTATTGAAGGTTGATAATAACCCTTAACTCGaaatactaatctctctctctctctctctctctcaatctatctatatctatctatttaaaatgagagagagagagagagagagagagagagagagagagagagagagagagagagagagagagagagagagagagagagagagagagagagagagagtttacccaCGGCAAGATACTTTCTTGGGAGACAATGTTTCCGAAATGTTTGCAAGGACTTGGGATACTTTCCAATCACAAGAAGTTTGGATACATTCTTTCCTGTTTGCAGTCAAAAACATATTTCCAGACAAAGTTTCCTGCTGGCGTGGACGGACCCTTATATCTTCTTGTCTGTCTCCGATGGCTGAAATACTTGCCAGACATACGCGGGGATGGATGTTTTGTTCCTTTTGTCTCGGGTGAGGTTCATTTAGACATCACACGCATGACAGACAGGATCATTTAGGACCGACCCGCGTATCTGCCTGCCATTCACCTTGACCTTAATTAGAAAGACCAGCACAATAGATTATACCTCATTCAAGTTGTTATTTTATTCATCTCCTCATTCCTCTACAaacttaaaaacaacaacactacagTAGATATGAGTAGAGCGATCGATTTAAGTAGTAGCGATTTTAGTAGTAGCGATCTGAGTACTAGCGATTTCAGTAGTAGCGATCTGAGTAGCAGCGATTTCAGTAGTAGCGATTTCAGTAGTAGCGATCTGAGTACCAGCGATTTCAGTAGTAGCGATTTCAGTAGTAGCGATTTCAGTAGTAGCGATTTCAGTACCAGTGATTTCAGTAGTACCGATTTCAGTAGCAGCGATTTCAGTAGTAGCGATTTCAGTAGTAGCGATTTCAGTAGTAGCGATTTCAGCACTAGCGATTTCAGTAGTAGCAATTTCAGCACTAGCGATTTCAGTAGTAGCGAT
Above is a genomic segment from Eriocheir sinensis breed Jianghai 21 chromosome 7, ASM2467909v1, whole genome shotgun sequence containing:
- the LOC126992013 gene encoding uncharacterized protein LOC126992013 isoform X1 gives rise to the protein MDSAAPLSKMKVAELKKELRAHGLSTVGNKTELLERLQEAIDGGDTLGQDLSEGGVEVEEGDFCEEDILGEEELDSELTPQEEEAALKGAAIRVKDQDSSLLEPEPEKKKISLKRTQPTLIAPPDPPSTAPATTPTPAATPQEATPAPEGGAEAVEGEEGAGEGAAVSEGGEEATSPVPKKIIKLDGGGENKDLKARAERFGIPLTDEARKEARKARFGINSSNGTEASKSEEEKKAARAARFGGAAGGGGGGGGGKISMEGEKVEIDQLMKRAARFGEVTSPALLKATEEEKKKQRMERFSAGATATADEGKKTEGVVAAPADDALKKRKDRFGIVDEEEKKKKRAERFAI
- the LOC126992013 gene encoding uncharacterized protein LOC126992013 isoform X2 yields the protein MDSAAPLSKMKVAELKKELRAHGLSTVGNKTELLERLQEAIDGGDTLGQDLSEGGVEVEEGDFCEEDILGEEELDSELTPQEEEAALKGAAIRVKDDSSLLEPEPEKKKISLKRTQPTLIAPPDPPSTAPATTPTPAATPQEATPAPEGGAEAVEGEEGAGEGAAVSEGGEEATSPVPKKIIKLDGGGENKDLKARAERFGIPLTDEARKEARKARFGINSSNGTEASKSEEEKKAARAARFGGAAGGGGGGGGGKISMEGEKVEIDQLMKRAARFGEVTSPALLKATEEEKKKQRMERFSAGATATADEGKKTEGVVAAPADDALKKRKDRFGIVDEEEKKKKRAERFAI